The Quercus robur chromosome 7, dhQueRobu3.1, whole genome shotgun sequence genome has a segment encoding these proteins:
- the LOC126693066 gene encoding binding partner of ACD11 1 isoform X1, protein MQTRTVQVKHLSDLAGEREIHEFFSFSGEIEHIEIQRESSGKQSKTAFVTFKDPKALEIALLLSGATIVDQIVSITQADNYVAKRETQEVKLVDDALCVTPAENASTVEQDSSNLPNNGRMYVNRAQDVVASMLAKGSAIGQDAMNKAKAFDEKHRLTASASEKVVSFDRRVRLTEKLTVGISVVNEKVKSVDQKLHVSDKTMAAIFAAERRLNDTGSAVKTSRYVTAGAAWFNGAFSKVAKAGHVAGTKTREKFHLAVSNLTTKEPPIAA, encoded by the exons ATGCAG acgAGAACGGTTCAAGTGAAGCATCTTTCAGATCTAGCtggtgagagagagattcacgaattcttttcattttccgGAGAAATCGAACACATTGAGATCCAACG TGAGTCCTCCGGGAAGCAATCAAAGACAGCATTTGTGACATTCAAAGACCCTAAAGCCCTTGAAATTGCATTATTGTTATCG GGAGCAACAATAGTGGACCAGATTGTGAGTATAACTCAAGCTGACAACTATGTAGCAAAACGTGAGACACAG GAAGTAAAGCTGGTGGACGATGCCTTGTGTGTTACTCCTGCTGAAAACGCTTCAACTGTTGAG CAGGACAGCTCTAACCTTCCAAACAATGGAAGAATGTATGTGAATAGAGCACAGGATGTAGTTGCAAGTATGCTAGCAAAAGGATCAGCTATTGGACAAGATGCCATGAACAAGGCTAAAGCATTTGATGAGAAGCATCGGTTGACAGCTAGTGCATCAGAGAAGGTTGTTTCCTTTGACAGGAGAGTTAGGCTTACAGAGAAATTAACAGTTGGGATCTCTGTGGTCAATGAAAAAGTCAAGTCCGTCGATCAAAAGCTTCATGTGTCAGATAAAACGATGGCTGCAATATTTGCAGCAGAGAGGAGATTGAATGACACGGGATCAGCTGTTAAAACAAGCAG GTATGTTACTGCCGGAGCAGCCTGGTTCAATGGTGCTTTTAGTAAGGTGGCAAAGGCAGGGCATGTTGCAGGTACAAAAACGAGAGAGAAGTTCCATTTGGCGGTGTCAAACTTGACCACAAAG
- the LOC126693066 gene encoding binding partner of ACD11 1 isoform X2: MQTRTVQVKHLSDLAGEREIHEFFSFSGEIEHIEIQRESSGKQSKTAFVTFKDPKALEIALLLSGATIVDQIVSITQADNYVAKRETQEVKLVDDALCVTPAENASTVEDSSNLPNNGRMYVNRAQDVVASMLAKGSAIGQDAMNKAKAFDEKHRLTASASEKVVSFDRRVRLTEKLTVGISVVNEKVKSVDQKLHVSDKTMAAIFAAERRLNDTGSAVKTSRYVTAGAAWFNGAFSKVAKAGHVAGTKTREKFHLAVSNLTTKEPPIAA, encoded by the exons ATGCAG acgAGAACGGTTCAAGTGAAGCATCTTTCAGATCTAGCtggtgagagagagattcacgaattcttttcattttccgGAGAAATCGAACACATTGAGATCCAACG TGAGTCCTCCGGGAAGCAATCAAAGACAGCATTTGTGACATTCAAAGACCCTAAAGCCCTTGAAATTGCATTATTGTTATCG GGAGCAACAATAGTGGACCAGATTGTGAGTATAACTCAAGCTGACAACTATGTAGCAAAACGTGAGACACAG GAAGTAAAGCTGGTGGACGATGCCTTGTGTGTTACTCCTGCTGAAAACGCTTCAACTGTTGAG GACAGCTCTAACCTTCCAAACAATGGAAGAATGTATGTGAATAGAGCACAGGATGTAGTTGCAAGTATGCTAGCAAAAGGATCAGCTATTGGACAAGATGCCATGAACAAGGCTAAAGCATTTGATGAGAAGCATCGGTTGACAGCTAGTGCATCAGAGAAGGTTGTTTCCTTTGACAGGAGAGTTAGGCTTACAGAGAAATTAACAGTTGGGATCTCTGTGGTCAATGAAAAAGTCAAGTCCGTCGATCAAAAGCTTCATGTGTCAGATAAAACGATGGCTGCAATATTTGCAGCAGAGAGGAGATTGAATGACACGGGATCAGCTGTTAAAACAAGCAG GTATGTTACTGCCGGAGCAGCCTGGTTCAATGGTGCTTTTAGTAAGGTGGCAAAGGCAGGGCATGTTGCAGGTACAAAAACGAGAGAGAAGTTCCATTTGGCGGTGTCAAACTTGACCACAAAG